Proteins encoded in a region of the Bacillus methanolicus genome:
- a CDS encoding patatin-like phospholipase family protein, with amino-acid sequence MKCLKKGGYLLRRPKIGLALGSGGARGFAHLGVIKVLKAEGIPIDFLAGSSMGAMVGCLYAAGLDIEQLYKLAGAFKRKYYLDFTVPKMGFIAGKKVKELIRVFTHGKNIEQLEIPVGVVATDLMTGEKVVFRQGPIADAVRASISIPGIFVPEKLNGRLLVDGGVVDRIPVSVVKEMGADLIIAVDVSHVKTNTEITSIFDVIMQSVDIMQKELVMSREIASDVMIRPRVENYSSRSFTNIDEIISIGEEEARKQIGKIKSVIERWKEPSIE; translated from the coding sequence ATGAAATGCCTTAAAAAAGGAGGATATCTCTTGCGTCGTCCGAAAATAGGATTGGCACTTGGTTCGGGTGGAGCGCGAGGATTTGCCCATCTAGGTGTTATCAAAGTGTTAAAAGCAGAAGGAATACCGATTGATTTTCTTGCCGGCAGCAGCATGGGGGCCATGGTTGGATGTTTATATGCTGCAGGTCTTGATATTGAGCAATTATATAAATTAGCCGGGGCATTCAAGAGAAAATATTATTTAGATTTTACCGTGCCGAAAATGGGATTTATAGCAGGAAAAAAGGTAAAGGAATTGATTCGTGTTTTTACCCATGGCAAAAATATTGAACAGCTTGAAATCCCGGTCGGGGTAGTGGCAACCGATTTAATGACAGGGGAAAAAGTTGTTTTTCGTCAAGGTCCGATCGCGGATGCAGTACGCGCCAGCATATCCATACCGGGAATTTTTGTTCCAGAAAAACTAAACGGGAGATTGCTCGTTGATGGCGGAGTTGTTGACAGAATTCCTGTGTCGGTTGTCAAGGAAATGGGAGCGGATTTGATCATAGCTGTCGATGTTTCACATGTGAAAACAAATACCGAAATTACGTCGATTTTTGATGTTATTATGCAGAGTGTTGATATTATGCAAAAAGAATTAGTGATGAGTCGCGAAATTGCTTCAGACGTGATGATCCGGCCCCGGGTTGAAAATTATAGTTCGCGTTCCTTTACTAATATCGATGAAATTATTTCAATCGGGGAAGAAGAAGCACGAAAACAAATCGGCAAAATTAAAAGTGTTATTGAACGGTGGAAGGAGCCTTCTATAGAATGA
- a CDS encoding nucleotidyltransferase, whose protein sequence is MNAVGVIVEYNPFHNGHAYHVKKTREETGADLVIAVMSGNFLQRGEPALLSKWVRAEMALKGGVDIVFELPYQFAVQKAETFAKGAVEILYKAGCNSICFGSESGSVADFQATLRYMKRHNQLFQQQIKHHIEKGVSYPKAMSFAFQDLPADEEIVDLSKPNNILGFHYLKAIDDQGFDMQAYTIKRKNADYHDEHFSSQTIASATSIRKALFSEKNEMSQIKQYVPEHTFQLLNKYIKEFGQLHSWENYWPYLRYKLLQTNQDELKAVYEVEEGLENRLISFALHADSFYDFMEKIKTKRYTWTRLQRTCVHILTNAKKSEMNQSKVSYLRLLGMTEKGRDYLNKFKHQSDIPIISKLSSFYNNQIELDIRSSRIYALGAGHKFQTKLLQAEFNHPPIYLSQNK, encoded by the coding sequence ATGAATGCAGTCGGTGTTATTGTTGAATACAATCCTTTTCATAACGGTCATGCCTATCATGTCAAAAAAACACGGGAAGAAACTGGTGCAGATCTCGTGATCGCTGTCATGAGCGGAAACTTCCTGCAGCGCGGGGAACCTGCCCTCTTATCGAAATGGGTCCGTGCTGAAATGGCTTTAAAAGGCGGCGTTGATATCGTATTTGAACTTCCTTACCAATTTGCTGTGCAAAAAGCGGAAACATTTGCAAAAGGAGCAGTAGAAATTCTTTATAAAGCCGGATGCAACAGCATTTGTTTCGGGAGTGAATCCGGAAGTGTGGCTGATTTTCAGGCGACATTAAGATATATGAAAAGACATAACCAACTGTTTCAGCAGCAAATAAAGCATCATATCGAAAAAGGGGTCAGTTATCCAAAAGCGATGTCCTTCGCCTTTCAAGATTTGCCGGCTGATGAGGAAATCGTTGATTTATCAAAACCCAACAATATTCTAGGGTTTCATTATTTAAAAGCAATTGATGACCAAGGTTTTGATATGCAAGCCTATACAATTAAACGGAAAAACGCGGATTATCATGATGAGCATTTTTCTTCGCAAACGATTGCAAGTGCAACAAGTATCCGAAAAGCGTTATTTTCTGAAAAAAATGAAATGTCGCAAATTAAACAATATGTTCCGGAGCATACGTTTCAACTTCTTAATAAATATATAAAAGAGTTTGGACAGCTTCACAGCTGGGAGAACTATTGGCCTTATCTCCGCTATAAACTTTTGCAAACGAACCAAGATGAGTTAAAGGCTGTTTATGAAGTGGAAGAAGGTCTTGAAAATAGATTGATTTCCTTTGCCCTCCATGCAGATAGCTTTTATGATTTCATGGAAAAAATAAAAACAAAGCGGTATACGTGGACAAGACTGCAGAGAACATGCGTCCATATTTTAACAAATGCAAAAAAATCTGAAATGAATCAATCAAAAGTAAGCTATCTGCGGCTTTTAGGAATGACCGAAAAAGGAAGAGATTATTTGAACAAATTTAAACATCAATCAGATATTCCGATTATATCAAAATTGTCTTCCTTTTATAATAACCAAATTGAATTGGATATACGCAGTTCAAGGATTTATGCCCTTGGAGCCGGGCATAAATTTCAAACAAAACTTTTGCAGGCTGAGTTCAATCACCCGCCAATTTATTTGTCTCAAAATAAATAG
- a CDS encoding SepM family pheromone-processing serine protease → MSRKIYIRNFLIAAIIFLASTFYYLPYYVSKPGMAKELEPIIEVDGGYDEEGSLMLTTVRMGRANIYSYIFAKLSKYQEIFPAEMIKYEHETDEEFTLRQLRAMDTSKLSAIEVAYKKAGIPVEYRYKGVYVMSVLPGMPAEGKLKPGDRIFKVNDVMFKSSDEFRQYVSKKKKGDKIQISYVRNGKADRATLQVMPFPDNHDQLGIGIVLEDDKEIIVEPDVKVNTDEIGGPSAGLMFALEIYNQLTKDDLTHGFEIAGTGTISPDGTVGRIGGIEQKIVAADKAGADIFLAPNEKGANGSNYEIAVKTAKEIGTDMKIVPVDTFEEAVSYLENLKEK, encoded by the coding sequence ATGAGCAGAAAAATTTATATACGAAACTTCCTCATTGCTGCAATCATCTTTTTAGCCAGCACTTTTTATTATTTGCCTTACTATGTGTCAAAGCCCGGCATGGCAAAAGAATTGGAACCGATTATTGAAGTGGATGGCGGCTACGATGAAGAAGGAAGCTTAATGTTAACCACTGTAAGAATGGGACGAGCTAATATTTACTCTTATATTTTTGCGAAACTAAGCAAGTATCAGGAAATCTTTCCTGCTGAGATGATTAAATATGAGCATGAGACTGATGAAGAATTCACGCTTCGCCAGTTAAGGGCAATGGATACATCCAAATTATCGGCGATTGAAGTTGCTTATAAAAAAGCCGGGATTCCGGTTGAATACCGATATAAAGGCGTCTATGTAATGAGTGTCCTTCCCGGTATGCCTGCTGAAGGAAAATTGAAGCCTGGAGACAGGATTTTTAAAGTTAATGACGTGATGTTCAAGTCTTCTGATGAATTTAGACAGTATGTTAGCAAAAAGAAGAAGGGCGACAAGATTCAAATCTCTTATGTACGTAATGGCAAAGCCGATCGCGCAACACTTCAGGTCATGCCTTTTCCCGATAACCATGATCAATTAGGGATCGGCATTGTTCTCGAGGATGATAAGGAAATCATTGTTGAACCAGATGTCAAAGTCAATACTGATGAAATCGGCGGTCCTTCTGCCGGACTGATGTTTGCCTTAGAAATCTATAATCAATTAACGAAAGATGATTTAACTCACGGGTTTGAAATTGCCGGTACGGGAACTATTTCGCCCGACGGAACAGTTGGAAGAATCGGAGGCATTGAGCAGAAAATCGTAGCTGCGGATAAAGCAGGTGCTGATATATTTCTTGCCCCAAATGAAAAAGGCGCAAATGGATCAAATTATGAAATAGCGGTCAAGACTGCAAAAGAAATTGGAACTGATATGAAAATTGTTCCTGTCGACACGTTTGAAGAGGCGGTTTCCTATCTGGAAAATTTAAAAGAAAAATAA
- a CDS encoding enoyl-CoA hydratase/isomerase family protein, whose product MKSFLLEEREQGCLLFTINRPDKRNAVNFDVMDGLSEAINFAKKPGVKALVITGAGEAAFCSGGDLSIFHQLKTEEEAYGMLSKMSNILYRLLTLPKPTIALINGTAVGGGCEIAAACDFRVAKKGQKAGFIQGSLAISTGWGGGTILFEKLLAGNALKILMESRLFQVEELAEFGFIDHIYDDDREEVCDSFLRKILSLETDVLSAYKKMLIRKWTESGLQKRMEEEVRNCAVLWEKDVHHELVAKFLKRKS is encoded by the coding sequence ATGAAATCTTTTTTATTGGAAGAGCGGGAACAAGGATGCTTACTATTTACCATTAATAGACCTGACAAGAGAAATGCCGTAAATTTTGATGTGATGGATGGACTAAGTGAAGCGATCAATTTTGCCAAAAAACCGGGAGTGAAAGCTCTCGTTATTACCGGCGCCGGTGAAGCTGCATTTTGCTCGGGCGGCGATCTTTCTATTTTTCATCAACTGAAAACAGAAGAGGAAGCTTATGGCATGCTCTCAAAAATGTCAAATATTTTATACAGATTGTTAACCCTTCCAAAACCAACAATTGCCCTTATAAATGGAACGGCAGTTGGAGGGGGCTGTGAAATAGCTGCAGCATGTGATTTTCGCGTGGCGAAAAAAGGGCAAAAAGCAGGGTTCATACAAGGGAGTCTAGCAATTTCGACAGGATGGGGAGGCGGAACCATTTTATTTGAAAAGCTTTTGGCAGGAAATGCCTTGAAAATACTGATGGAATCGCGGCTTTTTCAAGTTGAAGAATTAGCTGAGTTTGGGTTTATCGATCACATATATGACGATGATCGTGAAGAAGTTTGCGATTCTTTCTTAAGAAAAATTCTTTCTCTTGAAACGGATGTTTTGTCAGCTTACAAAAAAATGCTAATAAGAAAGTGGACAGAATCGGGTCTTCAAAAAAGAATGGAGGAAGAAGTTCGAAACTGTGCTGTTTTGTGGGAGAAAGATGTGCACCATGAGCTAGTTGCAAAATTTTTAAAACGAAAATCTTAA
- a CDS encoding YlbD family protein: MNILAKKKLDPSVEKFKAFVQSNPKIILKVRKGEATWQELFEDWYLLGEDDPRWDSYRSEQNEPKESVTDKKDDWKAHLIGLFKKMDANQIEQHIHHLSQALGAIQGVIGQFQEGSKTKSTSEKVQPPHPFQFRKD; the protein is encoded by the coding sequence GTGAATATATTGGCTAAGAAAAAGCTTGATCCATCTGTCGAAAAGTTTAAAGCGTTTGTACAATCTAATCCAAAAATCATATTAAAAGTTCGAAAAGGTGAAGCCACTTGGCAAGAACTATTTGAAGATTGGTATCTGCTAGGTGAAGATGACCCCCGCTGGGATTCGTACCGATCAGAACAAAATGAACCGAAAGAATCTGTAACGGACAAGAAGGATGATTGGAAGGCACATTTAATAGGATTGTTCAAAAAGATGGACGCTAATCAAATCGAGCAGCATATTCATCATTTAAGCCAAGCGCTTGGAGCAATCCAAGGAGTTATTGGACAATTTCAGGAAGGCTCCAAAACAAAAAGCACTTCCGAAAAGGTGCAGCCCCCCCATCCTTTCCAATTTAGAAAAGATTGA
- the rpmF gene encoding 50S ribosomal protein L32, whose product MAVPFRRTSKTAKRKRRTHFKLQVPGMVECPNCGEMKLAHRVCKACGTYKGNKVVNN is encoded by the coding sequence ATGGCTGTACCTTTTAGAAGAACTTCAAAAACTGCGAAAAGAAAGCGCCGTACTCATTTTAAACTACAAGTTCCGGGTATGGTAGAATGCCCAAACTGCGGTGAAATGAAACTTGCTCACCGCGTATGTAAAGCATGTGGAACATATAAAGGAAATAAAGTTGTAAACAACTAA
- the ylbJ gene encoding sporulation integral membrane protein YlbJ, with amino-acid sequence MFRSKFKSIFLAVSVSFMAVSLISFPQESVDASIRGLNMWWEIVFPSLLPFFIVSEMLIGFGVVKFIGVLLEPLMRPLFKVPGVGGFVWAMGMASGYPAGAKLTARLRQEGQLSKIEAERLVSFTNSSNPLFIFGAVSVGFFYNAQLGVILALSHYLGNITVGLLMRFYGDEIATDKEFKKKKFSVRSALSTLHRTRIKDNRPIGKLLGDAVMSSIQTLLMIGGFIILFSVINKLLFHLHITSFLANIIEFVLKFLQFPETLSIPLISGLFEITLGSQMTSQVQEATVLQQVMITSFILAFSGFSVQAQVASILAQTDIRFKPFFFSRILHGIFSSLYAFLLWEPIFEKYYDKEQPSNAIPVLLFKEGSFFRELYYGIVETGPIITIFSLLIYIMIYTKRKF; translated from the coding sequence TTGTTTCGATCAAAATTTAAATCGATTTTCTTGGCGGTTTCGGTTTCATTTATGGCAGTATCCCTTATATCTTTCCCGCAGGAATCAGTGGATGCATCAATCAGAGGATTAAATATGTGGTGGGAAATTGTTTTCCCCTCCCTTTTGCCGTTTTTTATTGTTTCAGAAATGCTGATTGGCTTTGGGGTTGTCAAATTTATCGGGGTATTGCTGGAACCATTAATGAGGCCGCTGTTTAAAGTTCCGGGAGTAGGAGGATTTGTTTGGGCTATGGGTATGGCATCCGGCTATCCTGCCGGGGCGAAGCTTACAGCAAGACTGAGACAAGAGGGGCAGCTGAGCAAAATTGAAGCAGAAAGGCTTGTATCCTTTACAAACTCATCGAACCCTTTGTTTATTTTTGGCGCTGTTTCAGTCGGTTTTTTTTATAATGCCCAATTAGGAGTTATTTTAGCATTATCACATTATTTAGGAAATATCACGGTCGGTTTGCTCATGAGGTTCTACGGAGATGAGATTGCCACTGACAAAGAATTTAAAAAGAAGAAGTTTTCAGTCCGATCCGCGTTGTCAACTTTGCACCGAACAAGAATTAAAGATAACCGTCCGATTGGCAAGTTGCTGGGTGACGCAGTTATGTCTTCTATACAAACATTATTAATGATTGGCGGGTTTATCATATTATTTTCCGTGATTAATAAGCTATTATTTCATTTGCACATAACATCGTTTCTCGCAAATATCATTGAATTTGTATTAAAATTCCTGCAATTCCCTGAGACGCTAAGCATTCCGTTAATTTCAGGCCTTTTCGAAATTACTCTTGGCAGTCAAATGACAAGCCAGGTTCAAGAAGCAACAGTCCTTCAGCAAGTTATGATCACGAGTTTTATCCTTGCGTTTAGCGGTTTTAGCGTCCAAGCCCAAGTAGCAAGCATTTTAGCACAAACTGATATTAGGTTTAAGCCGTTTTTCTTTTCAAGAATTCTTCATGGCATCTTTTCCAGTCTTTATGCATTCCTTCTTTGGGAACCTATTTTTGAAAAATACTACGATAAAGAGCAACCTTCCAACGCTATCCCGGTTTTGTTATTTAAGGAAGGTTCATTCTTTCGCGAACTTTATTATGGAATAGTGGAAACTGGGCCCATCATTACAATTTTTTCCCTTCTTATTTATATCATGATCTATACTAAAAGAAAATTTTAA
- a CDS encoding YlbF family regulator, whose product MLATSERVILLEEAEELAKMVLQSEAAEEYRLRLNKLKTDKETQRKIRAFVKLKELYEEVQRFGKYHPDYKKVTEEIRDAKRTMDLDENVYLFKKAENELQGLLDEIAVIIGHSVSEHIKVPTGNPFFDSLSGCGGGCGTGSSCGCSA is encoded by the coding sequence TTGCTTGCTACAAGTGAACGAGTAATTCTATTAGAAGAGGCAGAAGAGCTGGCAAAGATGGTGTTGCAATCAGAAGCAGCTGAAGAGTATCGCTTGCGTTTAAATAAATTAAAAACAGATAAGGAAACTCAGAGAAAGATCCGTGCTTTTGTCAAATTGAAAGAATTGTACGAAGAGGTACAGCGGTTTGGCAAGTATCATCCCGATTATAAAAAAGTGACGGAAGAAATCCGGGATGCGAAGCGAACAATGGATCTTGATGAAAACGTATATTTATTTAAAAAAGCAGAAAATGAACTTCAAGGTTTGTTGGACGAAATAGCTGTTATCATCGGTCATTCCGTTTCCGAACATATAAAAGTACCGACTGGGAATCCTTTTTTCGACAGCCTTTCCGGCTGCGGCGGCGGCTGCGGAACCGGCAGCAGCTGCGGCTGTTCAGCTTAA
- a CDS encoding stalk domain-containing protein: protein MFRTSFFIFIILSAAIGGILFWQWKAYSDNNGAPGHLQTESALQQITVESAANELKISQSISGLIDGKEYKVSIPEKVSSWNCLKVGGNPCDSKDQLPDTYMAEDGKIVFSYSIFFKKNLSALLLNNWIISLPDVSIDHTKLEIIDYARRGGSWAAGLPLKGYKHFDFIDYFVFEGESESFSLYWQKEPLHEVKNVPEIRLLAESKNTKPVTITSLNSLSDFPYLTVVVTDNYPETDGEGVIVVKKNIQRDVLVRKVFDHYFRAKFSKAEIEEKWLADVLADCFTKQKSRSVKGEKIIQELTAKLSDRELNAFLSSVIQEKAVLSAKILDERLSKQKGLKTQFFTLNKNEDASFVPLYFFDSRKVFINGKERKGIEILYQNEKRLFPLIEILAGLGYEVKHFADEKTLVLNKGKNKYRFYTDRNIFVYNKEDYGLLENPFLLINGKVYIEEKWLMALFKIYIKENKHQINIFSS, encoded by the coding sequence ATGTTTAGGACATCATTTTTTATTTTCATAATCTTATCAGCTGCAATTGGAGGCATATTGTTCTGGCAATGGAAAGCTTATTCCGATAACAATGGAGCACCCGGTCATTTGCAGACGGAATCTGCATTGCAGCAAATAACTGTTGAATCGGCAGCCAATGAGTTGAAAATCTCACAGTCCATTAGCGGGCTTATTGATGGAAAAGAGTACAAAGTTTCTATCCCGGAAAAAGTGTCTTCATGGAATTGCTTGAAGGTTGGTGGAAATCCTTGCGATTCTAAAGATCAATTGCCTGATACTTACATGGCGGAAGATGGAAAAATCGTTTTTTCTTATTCGATTTTTTTTAAAAAGAATTTATCTGCTCTATTGTTGAATAATTGGATAATCTCATTGCCTGACGTTTCTATTGATCACACAAAATTGGAAATTATTGATTATGCCAGAAGAGGGGGTTCATGGGCAGCAGGACTTCCTTTAAAAGGTTATAAGCATTTTGACTTTATTGACTACTTTGTATTTGAAGGAGAAAGTGAGTCATTTTCATTATATTGGCAGAAAGAACCGTTGCATGAAGTAAAAAATGTGCCTGAAATAAGATTGTTGGCGGAATCAAAAAATACAAAACCTGTCACTATAACCTCACTAAACTCTCTTTCTGATTTTCCATATTTGACCGTTGTGGTTACGGACAACTATCCGGAAACAGACGGAGAAGGTGTCATTGTTGTTAAAAAAAACATTCAGCGAGATGTTTTAGTTAGAAAAGTTTTTGATCATTATTTCCGAGCAAAGTTCAGCAAGGCGGAAATTGAAGAGAAATGGCTTGCAGATGTGCTGGCTGATTGTTTTACAAAACAAAAAAGCCGTTCTGTGAAAGGGGAAAAAATTATACAAGAGCTGACTGCAAAGCTTTCTGATCGTGAATTGAATGCATTTTTGTCTTCCGTCATTCAAGAAAAGGCTGTTTTATCAGCAAAAATTTTGGATGAACGATTATCAAAACAAAAAGGATTAAAAACGCAATTTTTTACTTTGAATAAAAACGAAGATGCTTCATTTGTTCCATTATACTTTTTTGATTCGAGAAAAGTATTTATAAATGGAAAAGAAAGAAAGGGCATTGAGATATTATATCAGAATGAGAAGCGTTTATTTCCGCTTATAGAAATACTTGCAGGTCTTGGGTATGAAGTAAAACATTTTGCAGACGAAAAAACATTGGTTTTAAATAAAGGGAAAAACAAATACCGGTTTTATACCGATCGTAATATTTTTGTATACAATAAAGAGGATTACGGACTTCTGGAAAACCCGTTTCTTTTGATAAACGGTAAAGTTTATATTGAAGAAAAATGGCTTATGGCCTTGTTTAAGATCTATATAAAAGAAAATAAGCATCAAATTAATATCTTTTCTTCATAG
- the rsmD gene encoding 16S rRNA (guanine(966)-N(2))-methyltransferase RsmD, giving the protein MRVVSGACKGRILKAVPGSSTRPTTDKVKEAIFNMIGPYFDGGLGLDLFAGSGGLGIEALSRGLNKVIFVDKDKKAIQIIHENIKSCGLEKQAEVYRNDAERALKAIIKRGLVFDFIFLDPPYKKQQLPKILETIDKENLLSENGAIVCEHSADESLPETAGNFIRKKYEQYGIIAVSIYIYRSEH; this is encoded by the coding sequence ATGAGAGTAGTTTCAGGAGCCTGTAAGGGCAGGATTTTAAAGGCCGTTCCAGGGAGTTCAACCAGGCCTACAACAGATAAAGTAAAAGAAGCAATATTCAATATGATCGGCCCATACTTTGATGGCGGGCTAGGCTTGGATTTGTTTGCAGGCAGCGGAGGATTAGGAATCGAAGCTTTAAGCAGAGGATTAAATAAGGTTATCTTTGTTGATAAAGACAAAAAAGCAATACAGATCATTCATGAAAATATTAAAAGCTGCGGTTTGGAGAAACAAGCGGAAGTTTATCGAAATGATGCGGAAAGAGCTCTAAAAGCAATTATCAAGCGAGGACTTGTTTTCGATTTCATTTTTCTTGATCCCCCATATAAGAAACAGCAGCTTCCTAAGATTTTGGAAACAATTGATAAGGAAAATCTACTTTCGGAGAATGGTGCGATCGTTTGTGAACATAGCGCGGATGAAAGTTTGCCTGAAACAGCAGGCAATTTCATTCGAAAAAAATATGAACAATATGGCATCATTGCTGTTTCCATCTATATTTATCGTTCTGAACATTAA
- the coaD gene encoding pantetheine-phosphate adenylyltransferase — MASIAVCPGSFDPITYGHLDIITRGAKVFDELYVVVLNNSSKTPLFTIEERIHLIKEVTKDIANVKVDFYQGLLVDYAKSVNANAIIRGLRAVSDFEYEMQITSMNRILNENIETIFMMTKNQYSFLSSSIVKEVAKYSGNISELVPPIVEHALKEKFTS, encoded by the coding sequence TTGGCGAGCATAGCGGTTTGTCCAGGGAGTTTTGATCCGATTACATACGGACACCTGGACATTATTACAAGAGGTGCAAAAGTTTTTGATGAATTATATGTCGTCGTGTTGAATAATTCATCGAAAACCCCCTTGTTTACCATAGAGGAAAGAATTCATTTAATTAAAGAAGTAACGAAAGACATCGCTAATGTGAAAGTCGATTTCTACCAGGGATTGCTCGTTGACTACGCAAAGAGCGTAAATGCAAACGCTATCATAAGGGGGCTTCGGGCAGTGTCCGATTTTGAATATGAAATGCAGATAACTTCTATGAACAGGATTTTAAATGAAAATATTGAAACAATTTTTATGATGACGAAAAATCAATATTCTTTTTTAAGTTCAAGCATTGTAAAAGAAGTTGCAAAATACAGCGGAAATATTTCGGAACTTGTTCCGCCGATTGTGGAACATGCATTGAAAGAAAAGTTTACTTCCTGA
- a CDS encoding YlbE-like family protein produces the protein MRNEIVDLLDSNQELKQFIREQPQWYRTLSRNPEKIQTMQIASMHYYRKTIPHKVEMITNGVQMASMMMHMFQMMNSNS, from the coding sequence ATGCGGAATGAAATTGTTGATCTTTTAGACAGCAATCAGGAACTGAAACAATTTATCCGTGAACAGCCTCAGTGGTACCGGACATTATCAAGAAATCCTGAAAAAATACAGACAATGCAAATTGCCTCCATGCATTACTATAGAAAGACAATTCCCCATAAGGTAGAAATGATTACGAACGGAGTTCAAATGGCTTCAATGATGATGCACATGTTCCAAATGATGAATTCAAATTCATAA
- a CDS encoding DUF7147 family protein, which translates to MIQRFIELGEGYSDIYELIELAKVNEYRLRHMMAMHTVINGKKATSLVVILNPAESGNFQPLYICREGIPYPHETPNKRYELFSETAKSLNKEIIELNIKPSTMFPEKELFYQHLIGILRMNRYIPPLD; encoded by the coding sequence TTGATTCAACGATTTATCGAACTGGGAGAAGGATACTCTGATATATACGAATTAATTGAACTGGCAAAAGTGAATGAATACCGGCTCAGGCATATGATGGCCATGCATACGGTGATCAATGGCAAAAAAGCAACCTCATTGGTAGTGATTTTAAATCCGGCTGAAAGCGGTAATTTTCAGCCTCTCTATATTTGCAGGGAAGGAATTCCTTATCCACATGAAACTCCGAATAAAAGATATGAATTATTTTCAGAAACTGCCAAAAGCCTTAATAAAGAAATTATTGAATTAAATATAAAGCCATCGACAATGTTTCCTGAAAAAGAACTATTTTATCAGCATTTAATCGGAATCTTGCGAATGAACCGCTACATACCGCCTTTAGATTAA
- a CDS encoding YceD family protein has protein sequence MKWTISQLQKYRNKEFSVDETVRVDEIKEIDTSIRSVSPMHITGRADIGTTRVTFYLKMKGSLVLPCSRTLVDVNYPIDVETTETFLINDSDFYESDEEIHRVKGDIIDLMPIVREILLLEVPMQVFCEDSSEDGAPQSGKDWEVIREEDRKERIDPRLAGLAKLLEQNDSSDS, from the coding sequence TTGAAATGGACGATAAGTCAGTTGCAAAAATATCGAAACAAGGAATTTTCTGTTGATGAAACGGTAAGGGTAGATGAAATCAAAGAAATTGATACATCGATTCGAAGCGTTTCTCCGATGCATATAACCGGACGGGCAGACATTGGCACAACTAGAGTGACATTTTACTTGAAAATGAAAGGTTCTCTTGTGCTTCCTTGTTCTCGTACATTAGTTGATGTGAATTATCCAATTGATGTTGAAACAACAGAGACATTTCTGATTAACGATTCAGATTTTTATGAATCGGATGAGGAAATACATCGAGTAAAAGGTGACATAATTGATCTTATGCCGATCGTACGTGAAATCCTTTTACTTGAAGTACCGATGCAGGTATTCTGTGAAGATAGCAGCGAAGATGGCGCACCACAATCAGGTAAAGATTGGGAAGTGATCCGCGAGGAAGATAGGAAAGAAAGAATTGATCCTCGCCTAGCCGGACTTGCAAAACTGCTTGAACAGAATGATTCTTCGGATTCATAA
- a CDS encoding YlbG family protein, translating to MFVQRQGIIVWLYSLKHAKMLRRFGNVHYVSKRLKYVVLYCNQEETEMLIEKLQSFPFVKKVEPSYKPFLKMEYENSKPDKAKEYDYKMGI from the coding sequence ATGTTTGTTCAAAGGCAAGGAATTATTGTTTGGCTGTATTCACTCAAACATGCAAAAATGTTAAGAAGATTCGGAAATGTTCATTACGTTTCCAAACGGTTAAAATATGTTGTCTTATATTGTAATCAAGAAGAAACAGAGATGCTTATAGAAAAACTGCAATCTTTTCCATTTGTGAAAAAGGTTGAACCATCATATAAACCATTTTTAAAGATGGAATATGAAAATTCAAAGCCTGATAAGGCAAAAGAATATGATTATAAAATGGGTATTTAA